Proteins encoded together in one Anoxybacillus flavithermus window:
- the pstA gene encoding phosphate ABC transporter permease PstA: protein MEKLIDKQRVVQHMNGRLLRNNVLKFLFFLATLFGLIVLVVLLYRILTQALGWLNMDFLNNFPSRRPENAGIKAGLVGSLWLMVIVAPVSLILGVGTAIYLEEYAKKNRFTDFIQTNISNLAGVPSIVFGLLGLTIFVRELNLGRSILAAGLTMSLLVLPVIVVAAQEAIRAVPNQLREASYGMGATKWQTIYRIVLPAAIPGILTGSILALSRAIGETAPLVVLGIPTFLAYLPRGILDTFTVMPMQIYNWTSRPQADFQHVAAAGIVVLLVVLIFMNSIAIFIRNKFQKRY from the coding sequence ATGGAAAAATTAATTGATAAACAACGTGTCGTTCAACATATGAACGGTCGTCTGTTGCGCAACAACGTGTTAAAATTTTTATTTTTCTTAGCGACATTATTCGGATTGATTGTTCTCGTCGTCCTTCTATATCGGATACTCACTCAAGCACTTGGCTGGCTAAACATGGACTTTTTAAATAACTTCCCGTCTCGTCGTCCGGAAAACGCAGGAATTAAAGCGGGATTAGTTGGTTCATTATGGTTAATGGTCATCGTTGCCCCTGTTTCGCTTATTCTTGGCGTAGGAACTGCCATTTATTTAGAGGAATATGCGAAAAAAAATCGTTTTACAGATTTTATTCAAACGAATATTTCCAACTTAGCAGGTGTTCCGTCGATCGTATTCGGTTTGCTTGGTTTGACGATTTTCGTTCGCGAGTTGAATTTAGGTCGAAGCATTTTAGCAGCAGGTTTGACAATGAGTTTGCTCGTTCTCCCGGTTATCGTCGTTGCAGCACAAGAAGCTATTCGCGCTGTGCCAAATCAATTGCGTGAAGCATCGTATGGTATGGGGGCAACAAAATGGCAGACGATTTATCGTATCGTTCTTCCAGCAGCGATCCCCGGTATTTTAACAGGTAGCATTCTAGCTTTATCACGTGCGATCGGTGAAACGGCACCGCTTGTCGTTTTAGGAATTCCGACGTTTTTAGCTTATTTGCCACGTGGTATTCTTGATACATTTACTGTTATGCCGATGCAAATTTACAACTGGACGTCACGTCCGCAAGCTGATTTCCAACATGTCGCGGCAGCGGGAATCGTCGTCTTGCTCGTTGTGTTAATCTTTATGAACTCGATTGCTATTTTCATTCGCAACAAGTTTCAAAAACGTTATTAA
- the pstB gene encoding phosphate ABC transporter ATP-binding protein PstB, with product MELTVVKERKNKQSEEQRERNVVYRTKNLNLWYGEHHALKNIDLDIYENEVTAIIGPSGCGKSTYIKTLNRMIELVPNVCTSGEITYRGRNIFDKSYRVEELRTQVGMVFQKPNPFPKSIYDNVAYGPRIHGIRDKKILDEIVEKSLRGAAIWDEVKDRLHTNAYGLSGGQQQRLCIARCLAIEPDVILMDEPTSALDPISTLKVEELVQELKKNYSIIIVTHNMQQAARISDKTAFFLNGEVIEYSDTDKLFSNPDDKRTEDYITGRFG from the coding sequence ATGGAACTAACAGTTGTGAAAGAACGTAAAAATAAACAGTCTGAAGAACAAAGAGAAAGAAATGTTGTGTATCGGACAAAAAACTTAAACTTATGGTACGGCGAACATCATGCGTTAAAAAATATTGACTTAGATATTTATGAAAATGAAGTAACAGCAATTATCGGTCCGTCAGGTTGTGGAAAATCGACATATATTAAAACGTTAAACCGAATGATTGAACTTGTACCGAATGTATGTACATCTGGAGAAATTACGTATCGCGGTCGCAATATTTTTGATAAATCGTATCGTGTGGAAGAATTGCGTACACAAGTCGGCATGGTATTCCAAAAGCCGAATCCGTTCCCGAAATCGATTTATGACAACGTTGCATACGGCCCGCGCATTCACGGCATTCGCGACAAGAAAATTTTAGATGAAATCGTTGAAAAAAGTTTGCGCGGTGCAGCGATTTGGGACGAAGTAAAGGATCGCTTGCATACGAACGCATACGGATTATCGGGCGGACAACAACAACGTTTATGTATTGCGCGCTGTTTAGCGATTGAACCAGATGTCATTTTAATGGATGAACCAACATCTGCGCTTGACCCAATTTCTACATTAAAAGTAGAAGAACTTGTACAGGAGTTAAAGAAAAACTACAGCATTATTATCGTTACACATAATATGCAACAGGCGGCTCGCATTTCTGATAAAACGGCGTTTTTCTTGAATGGTGAAGTGATCGAATATAGCGACACAGATAAATTATTCTCGAATCCAGACGATAAACGAACAGAAGATTACATTACAGGTCGATTCGGATAA
- a CDS encoding sugar phosphate nucleotidyltransferase — translation MKAVIMAGGRGTRLRPLTCHVPKPIVPIMNKPVMEYSIEWLKHHGITDIAVTVQYLSDEIIEYFGDGRRFGVHLHYFEETTPLGTAGSVKHAQSFLDDTFVVISADTLTTIHLQQAINFHFSKQALVTVLMHHEATPLSYGGIVTDRNGKVIHFVEKPKWNEVCSDLVNTGIYICDPAIFNYMPEHPPYDFSQHIFSHLIQQEYPIYGYEADGYWSDIGIIEQYHQTHVDLLNQRLVSSHYKEIAPDVWIGERVNIAQEVKLEGPILIGDDVRIDAYATLGPYTVVGSRSVISKYASLKRSIV, via the coding sequence GTGAAAGCGGTCATTATGGCAGGGGGAAGAGGAACACGGTTACGTCCGTTAACTTGTCATGTTCCGAAACCGATCGTACCGATTATGAATAAACCTGTGATGGAGTATAGTATTGAATGGTTAAAACATCACGGAATTACGGATATTGCTGTAACCGTTCAATATTTAAGTGATGAAATTATTGAATATTTTGGTGATGGACGTCGATTCGGTGTACATCTTCATTACTTTGAAGAGACGACGCCCCTTGGAACGGCAGGGAGCGTAAAACATGCTCAGTCTTTTTTAGACGATACGTTTGTTGTTATTAGTGCAGATACGTTGACGACAATTCATTTGCAGCAGGCAATCAATTTCCATTTTTCCAAACAAGCATTAGTTACCGTTCTTATGCACCACGAAGCGACTCCTCTTTCATACGGTGGAATTGTGACAGATCGAAACGGAAAAGTGATTCATTTTGTAGAAAAACCAAAATGGAATGAAGTGTGTAGCGATTTAGTCAATACAGGCATTTACATTTGCGATCCAGCGATTTTTAATTATATGCCTGAACATCCACCTTACGATTTTAGTCAACATATTTTTTCACATCTCATTCAACAAGAGTACCCAATATACGGATATGAGGCGGATGGATATTGGTCTGATATTGGTATCATTGAACAATATCATCAAACACATGTTGATTTACTAAATCAACGTCTCGTTTCTTCTCATTACAAAGAAATAGCTCCTGATGTATGGATCGGTGAGCGAGTGAACATTGCACAAGAGGTAAAGTTAGAAGGACCGATTCTTATTGGGGACGATGTGCGCATTGATGCCTATGCAACACTCGGACCATATACGGTGGTTGGCTCACGTTCAGTTATTAGTAAATACGCATCGTTAAAGCGATCGATTGTTTGA
- the rpmG gene encoding 50S ribosomal protein L33, protein MRVNITLACTECGERNYISTKNKRNNPERLELKKYCPRDKKATVHRETK, encoded by the coding sequence ATGCGTGTAAATATTACGTTAGCATGCACAGAATGCGGCGAACGCAACTATATTTCAACAAAAAATAAGCGCAATAACCCAGAGCGCCTCGAATTGAAAAAATATTGCCCACGAGACAAAAAAGCAACAGTTCATCGTGAAACGAAGTAA
- the phoU gene encoding phosphate signaling complex protein PhoU, translating into MAVREKFDYDLQTLRDQLLQLGSLAEIALTQSFEALKTKNSDLALQVLENDTKIDLLDEEINDFAILLIAKQQPVAIDLRRIIVAIKIATDVERMADFAVNIAKSAIRISEQPFVISLNKLEKMHEIAVNMLSLTLKAYYEEDVVTAKKVADMDDEVDRLYGETIRELLERTKAHPDAMSQITQLSFTARYIERIADHATNIAENVFYLVKGKHYDLND; encoded by the coding sequence ATGGCTGTACGTGAAAAATTTGATTACGATTTACAAACGTTGCGCGACCAATTATTGCAGCTCGGAAGTCTTGCAGAAATCGCATTAACGCAGTCGTTTGAAGCGTTAAAAACAAAAAATAGCGATTTAGCATTGCAAGTGCTCGAGAACGATACAAAAATTGATCTACTTGATGAGGAAATTAACGATTTTGCGATTTTACTAATTGCAAAACAACAACCGGTCGCAATTGATTTACGCCGCATTATTGTTGCGATTAAAATTGCAACGGACGTTGAAAGAATGGCGGACTTTGCAGTCAATATTGCAAAATCAGCCATTCGAATCAGTGAGCAGCCGTTTGTCATCTCGTTAAATAAGTTAGAAAAAATGCATGAAATCGCAGTAAATATGCTTTCGTTAACGTTAAAAGCGTATTACGAAGAAGATGTCGTTACGGCGAAAAAAGTGGCTGACATGGACGATGAAGTTGATCGTTTGTACGGCGAAACGATTCGGGAATTGCTCGAGCGCACAAAAGCACATCCAGATGCGATGTCACAAATTACGCAACTATCGTTTACGGCTCGCTACATTGAACGCATTGCAGATCACGCGACAAACATCGCTGAGAACGTATTTTATTTAGTAAAGGGAAAACATTACGATTTAAACGACTAA
- the pstC gene encoding phosphate ABC transporter permease subunit PstC, with amino-acid sequence MAMTDGNRSYSVREMIKENKKKQSGQQFVEWLMPKLLLLTATISILTTIGILFTLLFETFIFFERVSIVEFLTSKEWLPWDEKTGSFGIAPLVTGTLLTTAIAMIVAIPIGLASAIYLSEYASEKTRKVLKPTLEVLAGIPTIVYGFFALTFVTPLLQKIIPDLGIFNALSPGIVMGIMIIPMVASLSEDAMSSVPNSIREGALGLGSTKLEVALKVVLPAATSGIAASFMLAISRAVGETMIVAVAGGSSPVFTFDVTKSIQTLTAYIVQVTTGDAGYGTTVYYSIYAVGMTLFVFTLAMNLLAQYISRRFREEY; translated from the coding sequence ATGGCGATGACAGATGGGAATCGTTCATATTCCGTCCGTGAAATGATTAAAGAAAATAAGAAAAAACAAAGCGGACAACAGTTTGTTGAATGGTTAATGCCAAAATTGTTACTATTGACAGCAACAATTTCTATTTTAACGACAATCGGTATTTTATTTACATTGTTATTTGAAACGTTTATTTTCTTTGAACGAGTGTCTATTGTTGAATTTTTAACGAGCAAAGAATGGCTTCCGTGGGATGAAAAAACGGGCTCGTTTGGTATTGCACCACTTGTTACAGGAACGCTGTTAACAACAGCGATTGCGATGATTGTTGCGATTCCAATCGGTTTAGCTTCAGCGATTTACTTGAGTGAGTATGCGTCTGAAAAAACAAGAAAAGTATTAAAACCGACATTAGAAGTGTTGGCGGGAATTCCAACGATTGTGTACGGATTTTTCGCATTAACGTTCGTCACACCTCTTTTACAAAAGATCATTCCAGATCTCGGGATTTTTAACGCGTTAAGCCCAGGAATTGTCATGGGAATTATGATTATTCCAATGGTTGCTTCTTTATCTGAAGATGCAATGAGTTCCGTACCAAACTCCATTCGTGAAGGAGCGCTCGGTCTCGGATCAACAAAGTTAGAAGTGGCATTAAAAGTCGTCCTTCCCGCAGCGACGTCAGGTATTGCGGCATCGTTTATGCTGGCGATTTCTCGTGCTGTTGGTGAGACGATGATTGTAGCTGTAGCGGGTGGTTCATCTCCTGTTTTCACATTTGATGTGACAAAATCGATTCAAACGTTAACAGCATACATTGTTCAAGTGACAACGGGAGATGCTGGATATGGAACAACAGTTTATTACAGCATTTATGCGGTCGGGATGACGTTATTCGTGTTCACATTAGCCATGAACTTACTCGCGCAATACATTTCTCGTCGCTTTAGGGAGGAGTATTAA
- a CDS encoding 5-formyltetrahydrofolate cyclo-ligase has translation MNKKQLRQQIKQRLLHMTKEERKKKETIIHDILFQQHLWQTAQVIGITISRQIEIDTKCIIERAWQEGKKVAIPKCDVTTKQMTFREIRSFQETGRSFFDLYEPIVEETREVQKDEIELLFVPGLAFVRKGYRLGYGGGYYDRYLVDFPNDTISLAYDCQIVSTLPVEQHDIPVQMIITNEGIVVCENE, from the coding sequence ATGAATAAGAAACAATTGCGGCAACAAATAAAACAACGTCTCTTACATATGACAAAAGAAGAACGCAAGAAAAAAGAAACAATCATTCACGACATATTATTTCAGCAACATCTTTGGCAAACGGCACAAGTGATCGGTATTACGATCTCACGACAAATCGAAATCGATACAAAATGTATCATTGAACGAGCATGGCAAGAAGGGAAAAAAGTTGCCATTCCAAAATGCGATGTAACAACAAAACAAATGACGTTTCGCGAAATTCGTTCGTTTCAAGAAACGGGACGCTCTTTTTTCGATTTATATGAACCGATTGTGGAAGAAACGAGAGAAGTGCAAAAAGATGAAATCGAGCTCCTATTTGTTCCAGGTCTTGCTTTTGTTCGTAAAGGATATCGCCTTGGCTATGGTGGGGGATATTATGATCGATATTTAGTTGATTTTCCAAACGACACAATTTCCCTTGCATATGATTGTCAAATCGTCTCTACGTTGCCGGTTGAACAGCATGACATCCCTGTCCAAATGATTATTACAAACGAAGGAATTGTTGTTTGTGAAAACGAATAA
- a CDS encoding L-lactate dehydrogenase: MSDKVKRVVLVGTGFVGSSYAFALLNQGVTEELVLIDINKEKSEGDAMDLNHGMPFAPSPMKIWFGNYEDCKDADLVVLTAGANQKPGETRLDLVEKNTKIFKNIIDQVMASGFNGIFLVATNPVDILTYATWKFSGLPKERVIGSGTILDTARFRYLLGEYFDVDTRNVHAYIIGEHGDTELPVWSHAFIGCRPIADMMKEKPQYKQEDLDNIFVNVRDAAYQIIERKGATYYGIAMGLVRLTKAILQNENSVLTVSAYLEGQYGQNDMYIGVPAIVNRNGIREVVELQLNEEEKEKFTHSATVLKDVMKRVGLQ; this comes from the coding sequence ATGTCAGATAAAGTAAAACGTGTTGTTTTAGTTGGAACAGGTTTTGTTGGTTCAAGTTATGCGTTTGCGCTTTTAAATCAAGGGGTGACAGAAGAGCTCGTTTTGATTGATATTAATAAAGAAAAATCGGAAGGAGACGCGATGGACTTAAATCACGGCATGCCGTTTGCGCCATCCCCAATGAAAATTTGGTTTGGCAATTACGAAGATTGCAAAGATGCTGATCTCGTTGTGTTAACTGCGGGAGCGAATCAAAAACCAGGAGAAACACGATTAGATTTGGTTGAGAAAAACACGAAAATTTTCAAAAATATTATCGATCAAGTGATGGCAAGCGGATTTAACGGTATTTTTCTCGTCGCCACAAATCCGGTTGACATTTTAACATACGCTACATGGAAGTTTTCAGGATTGCCAAAAGAGCGCGTGATCGGTTCAGGAACGATTTTAGACACAGCTCGCTTCCGCTATTTGTTAGGTGAATATTTCGATGTGGATACGCGCAACGTACATGCTTATATTATTGGGGAACATGGTGATACGGAGTTGCCTGTTTGGAGCCATGCATTCATCGGTTGCCGTCCAATTGCCGATATGATGAAAGAAAAGCCACAATATAAACAAGAAGATTTAGATAACATTTTTGTGAATGTACGCGATGCAGCGTATCAAATTATTGAGCGAAAAGGTGCAACATATTACGGCATTGCCATGGGACTTGTTCGTTTAACAAAAGCGATTTTACAAAATGAAAACAGCGTTCTTACTGTTTCAGCTTACTTAGAAGGCCAATATGGCCAAAATGATATGTACATTGGCGTACCAGCAATCGTAAATCGCAACGGTATTCGTGAAGTTGTTGAACTACAATTGAACGAGGAGGAAAAAGAAAAATTTACTCATTCTGCAACTGTATTAAAAGATGTAATGAAACGCGTTGGATTGCAATAG
- a CDS encoding endolytic transglycosylase MltG: MKRTTRAFAAGILFATTILAIVHYTNDKQKQNDAISQQQYEQLVAERNELAEKLEKQKKETEKTTPSQKEKVYIYTLTIAKGEASRDVANRLEQAHIIDDAQSFLTYLDTHQLTRALRPGTYVVTSDMSYEQITKKITK; this comes from the coding sequence ATGAAAAGAACAACACGTGCATTTGCGGCTGGAATATTATTTGCTACAACCATACTAGCGATCGTTCATTATACAAATGATAAACAAAAACAAAATGATGCCATCAGCCAGCAACAATATGAACAGCTCGTTGCTGAACGAAATGAACTCGCTGAAAAACTCGAAAAACAAAAAAAAGAAACTGAAAAAACAACACCATCTCAAAAAGAAAAAGTGTACATTTATACGTTAACGATTGCCAAAGGAGAGGCAAGTCGCGACGTTGCTAACCGACTTGAACAAGCGCATATTATTGATGATGCTCAATCATTTTTAACATATCTCGATACACATCAATTGACGCGTGCGCTACGCCCTGGAACGTATGTTGTTACAAGTGACATGTCATATGAACAAATCACCAAAAAAATTACAAAATAA